One segment of Rosa chinensis cultivar Old Blush chromosome 6, RchiOBHm-V2, whole genome shotgun sequence DNA contains the following:
- the LOC112174106 gene encoding epoxide hydrolase 4 isoform X1, with product MGNIFAIYKPILHGLMKLAGVRPQTLEIEPGTVMNFWVPTETNSKKSKPAVVFLHGFAEDGIMTWQFQVLSLARYYAVYVPDLIFFGGSITDKPHRSPEFQAECVAKGLRKLGVERCTLVGLSYGGMVGFKMAELYPDLVAAFVVTCSVMALNESVSDAGLGRIGFSRWSDYLLPGSVKGVRNIFEIAAYKFPHLPDWVYRHYLEAMFDNRREREELLEALVISDEDFTVANYPQRVYLLWGANDKIFDIESASNLNKQLGNNASVYHIEKAGHLVQLERPFVYNSQLKKFLASLSEDVHQD from the exons atgggaaaCATTTTTGCAATATACAAGCCCATCTTGCATGGACTAATGAAGCTGGCCGGGGTGAGACCCCAAACTCTAGAGATCGAACCAGGAACTGTAATGAACTTCTGGGTTCCTACTGAAACCAACTCGAAGAAATCGAAGCCAGCCGTGGTCTTTCTTCACGGTTTCGCGGAGGACGGCATCATGACATGGCAATTCCAAGTCCTATCTCTTGCCAGATACTACGCCGTTTACGTACCCGATCTCATCTTCTTCGGTGGATCCATTACGGATAAGCcccaccggtcgccggagtttCAAGCCGAGTGCGTAGCCAAGGGTTTGAGGAAGCTTGGGGTGGAGAGGTGCACCCTTGTGGGGTTGAGCTATGGAGGCATGGTGGGGTTTAAGATGGCGGAGCTGTACCCCGATTTGGTTGCGGCCTTTGTTGTGACTTGCTCCGTTATGGCTTTGAACGAGTCCGTTAGCGACGCCGGACTTGGGAGGATTGGGTTCTCACGGTGGTCGGATTACTTGCTTCCTGGCTCGGTCAAAGGAGTAAGAAACATTTTTGAAATTGCTGCCTACAAGTTTCCTCATCTTCCTGATTGGGTCTACAGACACTATTTGGAA GCAATGTTTGACAACCGAAGGGAGAGGGAAGAACTTCTAGAGGCTTTGGTCATCAGTGACGAGGATTTCACCGTGGCTAATTATCCACAG AGGGTGTATCTTTTGTGGGGAGCGAATGACAAGATCTTCGACATAGAATCTGCAAGCAACCTCAACAA GCAATTAGGCAACAACGCATCAGTCTATCATATAGAGAAAGCAGGTCACCTTGTTCAATTGGAGCGACCATTCGTTTATAACAGCCAGCTCAAGAAATTTTTGGCTTCTTTGTCCGAAGATGTGCACCAAGACTAA
- the LOC112174106 gene encoding epoxide hydrolase 4 isoform X2, giving the protein MGNIFAIYKPILHGLMKLAGVRPQTLEIEPGTVMNFWVPTETNSKKSKPAVVFLHGFAEDGIMTWQFQVLSLARYYAVYVPDLIFFGGSITDKPHRSPEFQAECVAKGLRKLGVERCTLVGLSYGGMVGFKMAELYPDLVAAFVVTCSVMALNESVSDAGLGRIGFSRWSDYLLPGSVKGAMFDNRREREELLEALVISDEDFTVANYPQRVYLLWGANDKIFDIESASNLNKQLGNNASVYHIEKAGHLVQLERPFVYNSQLKKFLASLSEDVHQD; this is encoded by the exons atgggaaaCATTTTTGCAATATACAAGCCCATCTTGCATGGACTAATGAAGCTGGCCGGGGTGAGACCCCAAACTCTAGAGATCGAACCAGGAACTGTAATGAACTTCTGGGTTCCTACTGAAACCAACTCGAAGAAATCGAAGCCAGCCGTGGTCTTTCTTCACGGTTTCGCGGAGGACGGCATCATGACATGGCAATTCCAAGTCCTATCTCTTGCCAGATACTACGCCGTTTACGTACCCGATCTCATCTTCTTCGGTGGATCCATTACGGATAAGCcccaccggtcgccggagtttCAAGCCGAGTGCGTAGCCAAGGGTTTGAGGAAGCTTGGGGTGGAGAGGTGCACCCTTGTGGGGTTGAGCTATGGAGGCATGGTGGGGTTTAAGATGGCGGAGCTGTACCCCGATTTGGTTGCGGCCTTTGTTGTGACTTGCTCCGTTATGGCTTTGAACGAGTCCGTTAGCGACGCCGGACTTGGGAGGATTGGGTTCTCACGGTGGTCGGATTACTTGCTTCCTGGCTCGGTCAAAGGA GCAATGTTTGACAACCGAAGGGAGAGGGAAGAACTTCTAGAGGCTTTGGTCATCAGTGACGAGGATTTCACCGTGGCTAATTATCCACAG AGGGTGTATCTTTTGTGGGGAGCGAATGACAAGATCTTCGACATAGAATCTGCAAGCAACCTCAACAA GCAATTAGGCAACAACGCATCAGTCTATCATATAGAGAAAGCAGGTCACCTTGTTCAATTGGAGCGACCATTCGTTTATAACAGCCAGCTCAAGAAATTTTTGGCTTCTTTGTCCGAAGATGTGCACCAAGACTAA